One Capra hircus breed San Clemente chromosome 3, ASM170441v1, whole genome shotgun sequence genomic window, AAGCTCAGTAATTCTTACTGAGATTAGTGGTTGAGCGGCCTCAGCTCTGCTGCactcctgccccccacccacaTTTAAGAAAAGGGTGGAACCAGGAAATCAGGACCTGGAAAGAAATGAACTCCAACTCTGACACACAGAAGCAAGAAGTGAGGATGGTTGGGGAAGGTACTGAAAGAATACGTACATTTAGAAATTGCTGGGTGCTTTACATACATACAGAAGACAAGAATTCATAGAGATGTCTTCCCAGAGGACAAAGCAGGAAGAGAGGCAAGGGGCCCAGCATATCAAGCCCAAATAGTCAAATGACATATGAAATTGGGTCAGCTGAGGCTGAAGGTCAAAATGTTTTACATGCTAAAAATAAGCTGGCATCATGCCAATGGCACAggccctttctttttttaaaaaaaagtgattctGGACTATGTGGAGCAGAGCTTTTCCTCTTCCAGCTCTGCAGGAAGTGGCTTGGATGCAATCCTAGCAGAGGCAGGACTAAACAGTCTCTAGGCCCCTTTCCAGTTCTGGAATCCCATGATACTATTGGGATTGATTGTATTGATCTTGTCTTCTCTCCCGGGAATGTTACTAACCAGGTCTAAGGGACTGAAAGATAACAGAAGGGGGAGCAGCATGCAAAGCCTGACCTGGGTAGGCTGCAAAGATAAGGGAGAGGAATAGGCACCGTTCAGGACCAGGGAGCTAAATTAGTGTTAAAAGACTAGGGCTAGAGGTGGTCTTAGAGGACAGGGATCCAGGCTGGGGTTAGGGAAGAAGGCGGTGGCAAGAAGTCTGACCTGGTAGCAATGTCATCATCCTCACCACCCCAGCCCCAGTATTCATTGGGGAAACCATTCATCTTCAGGTACTGGTCAGGAGTGAGCGCCGAGACCCCGCCGAAGTACTGGGGATACGGGAGGCTGGGGAAAGAAAGATCCTTGGATTCCACACATCTTCTGGGAGCCATCCCTCCTTCTTCCACTGGCTGGTGGAATATCCTGCTTCCAGTACCCTCCCGTGCCCTCTACCTGTATCCAAACTTGTTCATGGCAACAGCAACGTGCCGAGGTCCTCGGGGGTCGCACACATACAGATTGTGGTCGTTCTCTGGCAGGAGATCCACATCATGCAGGAACAAGCAGTCCCATTCTTCATCACGCAGGGCCTCCCGCACCCCAACATTCAGCAGCTTTGCCCTGTTAAATGTTCCATTTCCAGCCTGGAAGATAATGGAGGAGAACCAACTAGGTCTATAGGTGGCATAGAGAAGAAGCATAAAAGTGAATGGAGGGAAGTCAAAGTGGGTTATGGGATGAAGAGGATGAACAGAAAGACAACTTGTTTTCTCATTCAACAAAAAATTTTCGAGCATCAGTATGTGccggatgggcttccctggtggctcagatggtaaagagggaGACATATGAAtgtcctcttgcaatgcaggagacccgggtttgatctctgggtcaggaagatcccctggagaagggaatggcaacccactccagtattcttgcctgaagactccaatggacagaagagcctggctggcacagtccatggggtcgcaaagaactggacatgactgagcgactaacacacacatgtaccTGACACACACATGCTATTATTTAGCATTTAATCCCAACAACCATGTGAAATAGGTGGTATATTCGTTACCACTCTTTGCCTCATTTTAGCAGGTTGGGTGTCTTGCTCAAGGTCACGTATGGAACAAATGGCAGAACCAGAACTTTAGCCGAAATCTATCCACTTCCAAAttcaacaacagaaaaatcaTGGAAGATTACAGGACAATGGGAATACCCTTAAGAAGCAGCATGGGGCTAACATGTTGGCAGAGCAGTGCAAGCTGCTGCTTTCTTAGGTTCCACAGTCTGACcctcttttaattattttgagaCCCATTATATGAGAGTGGAGTGGAATTTGCTTGAGGCTtccttattaaaaagaaaatcacagtggCGTGGGAACTGGGAGTACCTGGTGGATGACATAAATGCCATAAGCAAGCTGCTGGCGCTGCAGGAACGGATGCAGGTGGTAGAGCAGCAGGCGCAAGTGGTGCTCCCGGGCACGGTGGGGCACAATGATGGCTGTCCGGGACCGGGGCTCACACCTTGCAGGGCGGTATCGGCCCCCCGGTTCTAcccggggattcctctccacaaTCTCTGCCAACGATGGCACTGGGCTAAAGGACACGGATACGGGACCCACTGTCAGGAGGGAATGACAAGGTCAGGGATTAGAAGGTCAAGGAGAACTGTCCCTGGCAGTCTGATTCTGGGACTTAGCTCCCCCAAGGGCTTGCTCAGAAATCTCACAAAACCTTGAGTTCCCCATCATTGGGACAACTTTGCAAAGTCTGGAAGGTGAAGGCTCCTCACCTAGCCTGCCTTATTTTAGGGTTCCTTAACTCTCCCCTGCCTCACAACGTTGGAAGCTTAGAGTCAGCAGGTGGAAAGATCAGGACTTCCAACTAACTCCTAATCCTACCCTGAGGCATGAAGAGCCCATAAACGGGCAGGCAATTGAAAGCTGTGGCTCAATCAAAGAACCCAAGTCGAAACTCCAAATTTAGAGTCCATTCTATCTCAACATTAGCCTACCTCCCAGTTCCATGACCCTCCAGTTTGAAGACCCATGGCTGCCATCCTGTACTTTTccaagcctctctgtccccaCACCTTGGCCTTGCCTTCTGCTTTCCTTCTGCACTCACCTAAGAGAGGAGATCGTTCGGGACAGTATGGCAGGCCTTGAGGAGCTGGGAGGCCCCCTGGGGCAACAGGGGCCCCAGGCAGGTGACTGAGGTTACTGTAGACATCATGGGGATGAGAATAGTCAAATGCCGGCTCCTGCTCTCGGCCAAAGAGGGCACTGAGGCTTCGAAAGCCCCCCAACGACAGGTACATCATGACTGCCAGCTGGGAGCCCACAAGCAGGGCCAGGGTGCAGGGCCGCTCCAGCAACCTCCGCAACATCCTGTGTTGGGGTCTggatgagagagagaggagagttcTGGGGGTGGCGGGCAGGAAGGCAGCATGCCAGCAGAGAGATCATTGGGTATTGATGAAGGTGGTGGGCAGGGGTAAAGAGTAAAAGGGAAAAGAACCGAGTCACAGAAGGGAGCACACACCAatacagaaagaaacagaataacCAACGGCAGGCCGCACCACCTGTcactcccagcctcagtttcactctcccccacccctccctcaaaCAGCTCCTACCACCTACTCAGTCCCCACCCCCGAGAGAATGCTTACATCATTCAAGTCCCAAGGCCATTCCAGAGCATTCTCTGGAGAACATTCCTTCCAATTTTAGAGGGGGAGAGATAGACTCACCTAGATTCAAACTGTCTTCTTCAGGATCATGGGGACTCCAGGAGGTCCCAGGGGAGCAGAGATGTGAAGCATTATATAAAATTGGAAACGCAACAGAGGACAGAGACAGGCTCCATCCAGCACGCCAACAGCAATCTTGGGACCAGCTGGAACATAAGTGGTCAAGGATAGCCAGCCACCCTcagaggggcagagggcaggaaCAGGGTGAAGCCGGCTTCCCAGCTCGGGAAGCGGGAAGCGAGCGAGGGAAAGTGCTTGGAGAGAAAAGGGGTGGAGCAGGAGATGCTAGGTCCTCGGCTCTGCCCCAGCCATCCTATAGCGTGTCACATTCACTCGGTATTTAACCATCCCCCACGCCAACAGGACCAACCTGTTTGGGGAGTGGGGACAGGGCAACTACTGGAGATCTGGGTGAGGCAGTCCTAACAGGACTGTGAAGTGGCCTCAAGAGAACCCAGGGAGGCGGAAGAAACTGGCTGCTTTCCGTTCTTCACATTTATGGGAGCTAGCTCCGCAGGTGCAGGGAGGTGACCACCTGGGAGCTGCAAGCAAACAACCCCGGAGCGCGGCAGGAAATAGGATGGGGGTAGCGTCCTCTACCTTCTTCTACCTTTTTCCATCCTAGCGAGGGTGGGGGTCGGGGTTATTGATGAAATGAGATCGGGAGAGGAAGGGCTGGGCAGAACCTGTCAGAGGAACCTGGGCTAGCTCACCTAGAGGGGCGTGGTCATCGGTCTGGAAGGGGTTACAGCCCAGTTCTTTCGGAGCAGCCTCATCTCATTCCACGCCAACCTCCTCTGGCGATTGCTCTACCTTGCGAAGTGAGCCCGCCGGCCTCTGTCCGGACTTGCACTTAGGTCTCCCTCCTTGCTCAAGGCTGTTTACAGCCTTTACCCAAAACTTCTCACCTTCCCAATCTCCCAAACCTTTCTCCAGGGCCTCTCACCCCACCATCTCCAGCCTACACACCTGGCCTCCTGCCGCCCGTCGTCACCGCCACCCGGACAGCCGGGCAGGAATCGCTGCCGCCATCTTGGAAGCGGGCGCCGCGGGGGCGGGGCCTCGCGTCACGGGGCGGGGCCTCGGAGGGAGGTCGCCCAGGCGTGGAGCGCAGGGTCTGAGCACCGCAGGGATGGTGAGGCTCGCTTCAGGCCGCAGGCAATGAGAGGCTCGACCCTTTGGAAACCGGTGCGGGGGCTCTTCCCCACTGGACCGACTCCTAGCAGGATTCTATTCCCCACCCCTCAAttcagtctctgagtcgtgtccgactctttgcgaccccatggtctgcagcatgccgggcttccctgtccttcaccaactcccggaacttgctcaaactcatgtccatcgagtcggtgatgccatccaaccatctcatcctctgtcgtccccttctcctgccttcactctttcccagcatcagggtcttttcaaataagtcagttctttgcataagttggccagagtattggagtttcagcttcaacatcagtccttccaatgaacattcaggactgatttcctttagggtggacttttttgatcttgcagtccaagggactctcaggagtcttctccaacaccgcagttcaagagcatcaattcttcagcgttcagttttaagatccaactctcacatccatacatgactactggaaaaaccatagctttgactagacgaacctttgttggcaaagtaatgtctctgcttttcaatatgctatctaggctggtcataacttttcttccaaggagcaaatgtcttttaatttcatggctgcactcaccatctgcagtgattttggagccccaaagataaagtctgtcactgtttccactgtttccccatctgtttgccatgaagtgatgggaccagatgccatgaccttagttttctgaatgttgagctttaatctaGTTttatcactctcctttttcagaatcaagaggctctttagttcttcgctttctgccatgaaggtgatgtcatctgcgtatctgaggttattgatatttctcccttgattccagctggtgcttcatccagcctggcatttcgcttgatatactctgcatgtaagttaagtaagcagtgtgacaatatgtagccgtgatgtactcctttccctatttggaagcagtttgttgttccatgtccagtccccACCCCTAAACTTATAAAAACAGCCGGTCCAACCAGGACCTTCCTCGGGGCCAAGAGGGACCGAGAGGCAGGCTGGTCTGAATGTGATTTTCAACATGTCAATGGCCCCCCCTGCAACCTAGTGCCACTTATTATCAAAATTGTTTCCTGCTTGGGGTACATCTTTGCAGACCACTCTGGTGCAGTTTTGTATCCCCAAGGTATCCCTCAGGCCTTGAAATAGAAATGGTTCATAAAACAAGGAAACACTGAGGATGAAGAGGAGGTCAGCATCTGCTTTAATGTAAAAATGTGTTTCCCCAGATGTTAGAATAAGACGGAGGCTCCACTAATAGGCAATATATTTATCTTGTGGCTTCTACTACCCGCTTCGAATATTGTGCTCCTTAGAAGCAGATGATCACACTGAGAAAACTTTGAATAACTCACAGTGTCTGCCTCAGAAAGTTCACGTTCTTATGTGGGGATGGGAGGAGTTACACACAATATAGTATAATAAATATGATAACCTAGAAACTGCACCTCATTCACAAGTTGAAGTTTGGGAAAGATTTCCCAGAAGTGACAGGAAACCTAAAGTACATGTCCTTCTGTTGTATAAGTTTCTGTTTCCACGTGGCCATTTTACAACTCTGCAGGTAACTGACCCAATGTAAATTCTGTTGTCTGACAGAGGTTCAATTAACCCCCTCCTCCCGAATTTGTGGAAAAACAGTTTTGccttcattttcatatttctgtATCCCTGAATAAATGTGTCTAttcttttgttcagttgctcagtcgtttccaactctttgcgaccccatggtctgcagcatgccaggcttccctgtccttcaccatctcccagagcttgctcaaacgcatgtccattgagtcaatgatgccatccaaccatctcatcctgtcatccccttctcctcctcccttcagtccttcgcagcatcagggtcttttccagtgagtcggctctttgcatcaggtggccaaagtattggagcttcagcttcggcattagtccttccaatgaatattcaaggttgacttcctttgggattgactggtttgatctccttgctctctgagcgactctcaagagtcttctgcttGTTTCCTTGTGAGTTAAAACCTTTAACAGGTGTTCATTTTTGTATGTGTATTAACAAAAAGTCTCTCCTTGACCAAATTTTAAACAGGCCCCCTGAGCCCTCTTTTAGACCTCATCCTTGGGCCTATAACCATTTTTAGGAAGAATTCGATATCAGTTTAGCAAGAATCCCCTTACCTTTAATTTCTGATCTCCTTGTCCTGCTTTTAGCAAGAATTCTAAGTTGGTTTAGCAATAATCTTCTTATCCTTGATGTAATTTTCCATCCATTGACTCTTTCATTCTGCTCATCGGCTATAAATATCCATTTGTCCTTATTGTATATAGAGGGAATTCCTAATAATGTATTTTCACAGCCTTGAGAAACTCCACAGAAACAGCACCTAGAAAAACagcatatattaagaaaatatgttAATGGTTAGCGTTCATGTTTTTCTTAGAATAATATCCTTGTTACAAACCCCAAGGCCAGACCCAAAAGGGAGTATGACTGGGATCATGAAAGCATGGACCTTGGAACACCAGGTCGGAGTCAGGCATAaatattgcttcagttcagttcagttcagttcagttcagtcgctcagtcatgtccaagactttgtgaccccacgaacagcagcacgccaggcctgccatGTCCATCACGaagtcccagagtccacccaaacccatggccattgagtcggtgatgccatccaactatcttatcctctgtcgtccccttctcctcgctgCTTGTTCACTTGCTAATTGTTCCTAAGACTAGCCCAGAAGGGAGAGGCCTGGGGTAAAAATGAGGAGATCTGGACTCTGTCAGTGTTGTCCATGACATTTAGGAGTATGTGATTGAAACAGCATGTGTCTTGAGAAAGATAAGATCTGAGAAAGTCTTGTGGTCTACAATTAGGAATAAAAGCTGGACTCAGAGTGGACTCTGCACCTTAGTCCAATAGAGGCTGCAGGTCCCCTGACCCATTGCCCCGGATTTTGTGTTCTGTCTTCATTCTCGTTGCTTATTCCCGGACCATTAGAAAAACAACTGTATTCAGAGTTGGATCCAGTCTCTCTCTGACAGGGACAGTGTTGGCCCCTATTGCAATAATCCTGAATAAAATCTTTCTTACCATTTTAACAAGTGTCAGAATAAGTTTTTACAGAGTGACAGTTATAATTTTACCCTTTtctgaaaattatcttttaacaGATGGATTGTGTTCTAGACCAAGAAAACCATAGTGTAGTCTGAAAATGAGGAATAAATTAGGGCATTggggaaattaaaaaatggatCAGTAGAGCTAAACGATAGGGTGAGGGGAAGGATGAGAGATGAGACTGATGCGGTATATAGGTGCCAGATAATGAAAGAGTCCATAAGCCACATTAAAAGAGATTTTTATCCTGAGGGTAAGATGAAGGCATTAAAATGCTCAAAACAGAGATTTTAGGAAGTTTGCTCTGGTGGAAACGTGGAGCATTATCAGAGTGGTCAAGGCTGGAAGCAGGGACCTAGTAAGGTTACTGTAGAAACCCAGGAGTGAAATGAAGCTCATGCAAAGTAAGGTAATTTCAGCGGGACTAGAGGGAAGAAGACACCTTTGAGAACTTTGGGGAGACAAATAGGACTTGGTGATTGATGGCATGTGCCAAGTCAGGGAGTTAGAAGACTCCAGGATGAATCTTGGATTTCTAATGTGGACCAATGGACATTTAATGAGAAACAAAACTTAGAAGAGGCAAATTTGGGGGAAACAGTAGCGATGACAAGTTAAACTTTGGACTTAATGAGTTTGATGTGCCTGTGAAGGcttataattatataatgttGGATTTCAGTACAACAgcaactagtttttttttttttttggctgcatcaggtctttgtTGCATCATGGGGAGTCTTTCCTTGTGGTGcacagattctctagttgtggtgtgtgggctcaggagttgcagcataCAGGCCTAGTCACGCCAAGGTatatgggatctttgttccccaaccaaggattgaacccacgtcccctgcattgcaaggcagatttttaaccactggaccatcagggaagtcccacagtgtCAGCTTTGAAATCTCTGGCTGCGTGATGTTGAGCAATACACTCTCTGGGTTCATCTGTACAGTGAACCCATCTTAAAGGGTTTTGTGATAATCAGAAGTATGGCAAAGGGCCAGCAAACAGTGGATATTCAATACATCTGAATTTTGAGCACAAAATAGGAGTCAAGTAAAagccctacttttttttttaaaggtctcaCTATATAATGGAAAAGATAGACTTATACAGAAAATTGACACTTAACTCATCTAGAggactttccttccgagcctctGCCCCTCCGCGGTGTTCTATTCTTGTAAAACTGATCTTCACCTTCTATCCCTCTACCATCTACCATCTTCTGACAACTCCTCTACATTCATTTGCAAGCTCCCTGTTTTCAGGAAACTTCACCTCCACTCCTTTACATGCAGGCCACACCCTGGGCTTAGTCATCATCTAGAATGGCTACATTTCTGAAACCGTGAATTCTAATATGCTGGTTTCTACCACAACATCCTGCCTTTTTGTATTCTGAATAAGTCATGGGGCCCCTAGAGGCCCAGTCATGACACACCACGTAACAGAAGACACCCAGTCgaataactaaaaataataataatttaaatctctacttgggcttccctggtgtctcagcggtaaagaatccacttgccaacgcaggagacgtgggttcaatccatggatcaagaagatctcctggagaaggaaatggcaacccactccagtattcttgcctggagaatcccatggacagaggagcctggcgggctacagtccacacggtTGCAAAAGTGTCgggagtcaaacacaacttagtgactaaacaacagcaacaacaaatctcTACTTAATTTCTCTAGGAGACGTCAGAGGCATGGGACAACCGAGAGGGAAGCAAGAGCACATTCTAATGCACAGCTCAATGTCTTTAAAATCCTCCTCTGCCACTTAACATTTTTTACTGAGATGGCAGCTTCTTCCCAAAACTACCCCTTCCAACTCTACTCAGTTCCTTACAGGTATTATCCACCAGCTTCAAGTCTGTTCGCTTTATTTTGATTTTGCATAACGGAGAAGAGCTTGGGAGCTGACCTAGCAAGCAgaaattctttcttcttccaccACTAATCTACTCTCCACAAGCGCTTACAGTTTACTTCTCAAAGGGGAGGCAGACACCTCTAGGAACACTTCTGTGACCTCACACCCTACGACCCCCCTCTATCTTGGCACCTGTCACACATGTCTGGAATCTTTGTCTTACCCAAATGTCTGAGCCATCAGACTATTAACTCTCTGAGGACAGAAACCATGTCTTCCTTTTTATTATCCCCTGAATATAACCTAGTACTTTTGGCacaaatttttacaaaatagCCCAAGTGATAATAATCTTATTATtacaatataatataatattagataatataatataatattagatCAAGCAATTTAAGATCATGCCATTACATCTTGGCTCTTGCAAAGCTTAGATTCAGTCCAGCTCCAAAAATCTACGTCCTTTCCAGACACTGTGAGAGAATGATATGATTCCGGTTTATAAGCTAACGGTTTATTTATTGAACAGGTAAGTGTGATGAACAGATCATTTGCATAGGGGAATTAAGTCAATTAATTTATTCCCTCTGACCCATTTTCAGGCCTCAACTCTTGCATTTTCAGCTTCTCAGTGCTTACTTGCATCTATATTTGAACATGTGTGTCAACGTGTGTCACTGTTAGTGTATTTATTACTGGATCTGCAGGGCCTGTTGTTGGTTGCCCAAAGACTATGAGGGATGCCTTGGATCTacttcctccccttcctttccttcctaaaGCTACTTGAGTACTCAGGGCCTGTCCCCATATAAGGTCCTGTCTCAGGAGGTTTTGCAGCATTGTTGCCCGCCCCATCCCCTCCCGCCCCAGCTTCTTTCAGAGTGGCTTTTTAAGAACTGGTGGTTTCCTGCAGCTGTCAGCTGGTTACTCTTGTTGCCAATGGTTTTGGCTTCCCCCCAGCAACAGTCAATGAGGAAGGTGTTCAACTGGTTCAGAAGCACCCTCTTAGACATGTtaacaataaaatgttaatacaTTAAGGTctactctcttcctccttcctcctccccaacaAGTCCTGACTGTGAGATGAAGGTTTTGTCACTTACCATCAATCtggtattttagaaaataaaatattataatactaTGTGAAGAGTAAAGAAGCGGGGCTAGAGAGggggtggaaatgtaaattaatagCTCATTCCACAGGATACACCCCACCCCAAACCCTGGCTCTCCCACTCCCACCACAAAATTAGTGATTGGACAAATGCCCAGATTCCTTCTGCTCTAACCGCTAAAACAGAGAATCTCTGGGAcagaaagatttaaaagaaattgGCCCAACTCACAGCTATTGCTTCAGTCTTCTCCCCTACCTCAAACACACAGTCACCCTTGCCATCCTATAAAATAGTTGTCTCTGCTTGAACTTCTGAAAGGACTGGGCTCTCCCAGCAGTCACtgattcttctttcttcagctcaaCATTGTTCTTTTTCCCTTAACGACCAGATATCTGAACTGTCTCCATGCTTTCCTCCCTCCTGTTATTCTTGTTTCTCCTCTGTTTGTCCATCCATACCCCAGCTCAGCCCCATGAAGGCAGTAGATTAAGCAGACTAAGGAGTCAGGGCTCATCCTGGCTCTTCAAGGGAGGTATGCACTCTTTAATCCATAGGAAGAACTTGCTGGACTCCTGACATCAGGATGTTAGGCAGTCTATGGCCTGGTTCTGGGAAGGGTGCTATGATGAGAACATTCCGGAAAGGGTGGGGCCTTGCTTGGGGTTTAGGGCCAGAATGCCCATCACTTCTCTTTGAGGAGCAGCTCTgttttgtctttcactgtctaaCTCCACCCACCTACCCGCCCAATCATACAGGTGGCCTCTGAGCTCAGCGCCTTCCCGGGAAAAACATCTTCACGGCAGTCAGAACCTTATTCAGTGAGAAAAGGGCTTTCTCTTAAAATAGTACATATGAAAGTGATTTACAAAGTGTGAATTACCATAGACACTAAAGAAGCATGAGGAGGGGTATCACGATTACCTGTTCATAAGGCCCAGCCCAGGACATATTGgaccacactgcacagcatgcaggatgtaagttagttctctgaccagaggtCAAATCTATATTCCCTGAAGAGGAAGctcggagtcctaaccattggaccactagggaatcccAGGACTCATCCCCCTGAAACCTCATAGTCCACTGAAGCctgggcatcagttcagtttgcCCT contains:
- the B4GALT3 gene encoding beta-1,4-galactosyltransferase 3, which produces MLRRLLERPCTLALLVGSQLAVMMYLSLGGFRSLSALFGREQEPAFDYSHPHDVYSNLSHLPGAPVAPGGLPAPQGLPYCPERSPLLVGPVSVSFSPVPSLAEIVERNPRVEPGGRYRPARCEPRSRTAIIVPHRAREHHLRLLLYHLHPFLQRQQLAYGIYVIHQAGNGTFNRAKLLNVGVREALRDEEWDCLFLHDVDLLPENDHNLYVCDPRGPRHVAVAMNKFGYSLPYPQYFGGVSALTPDQYLKMNGFPNEYWGWGGEDDDIATRVRLAGMKISRPPTSVGHYKMVKHRGDKGNEENPHRFDLLVRTQNSWTQDGMNSLTYQLLSRELGPLYTNITADIGTDPRGPRTSSGPHYPPGSSQAFRQEMLHRRPPARPGPLPTANHTAPHGSH